CGCCAACCGGGCGCAAGTGCTCAACTTCAGCATCGGGATAACGCAGCATTACTACGGGAGGTACGCCGGCCGGGACGGCGTGTGGCTGACCGTGGGCAAGCCGCTGTTCCGGCCGCTTCTCAACCTGGATCTGGTCGGCCGCTTCCTCACGGGGAACGCAGGAGAGTTTGCCAGGGCCGCGAGAACGCTCGACGACAGGGACATGGTGGTGGTCTGGGCAGCCGGCAACGAAAGCTGGAACTCCATCAACAACACCGTTCACATGTGCGGAAAGAACTTCATCGGCGAGGACGGCTGCCGGCTGGGCGACCTGGCGTTCACCGCCCAGGAGTTCATGGAGAACTTCAGTTGGCTGCGGGGGGACGACGAGCGCGGCCCTGCGGTCTCTTTCAAAGAGATGTGGGGAACGGAATGCGGGAGCGAGGACTGCGCGGACTACGATTCCATCGGAGGATGGATGGTGGCGCCGCTGTTCGAGTCCAGACTGCTCGGAAAATGGCTGGTGGTCGGCGCGCTGGACAGGCACGGCAGGATCGCGAGGTTCTCCAACGGATGCGGCGAGGCGCGAAACTGGTGCCTGTTCGCGCCCGGGGAGGGTCTCAGGGTCGGCCCCAACGAGGCGCTCACGGGCACCTCTTTCGCCGCCCCGATGGTGAGCGGCGCGTTGGCGGTGCTCAAGAGCCGGCTGCCCGGCATGCCGATGTCAGTGGTGCAGGCGGTGCTGCTCTACTCGGCGGACCCGCTCGGGAGCCGGGTGGACAATCCCAACGAGCCGGACGCCGTCTACGGATG
The window above is part of the Deltaproteobacteria bacterium genome. Proteins encoded here:
- a CDS encoding S8 family serine peptidase, which gives rise to ANRAQVLNFSIGITQHYYGRYAGRDGVWLTVGKPLFRPLLNLDLVGRFLTGNAGEFARAARTLDDRDMVVVWAAGNESWNSINNTVHMCGKNFIGEDGCRLGDLAFTAQEFMENFSWLRGDDERGPAVSFKEMWGTECGSEDCADYDSIGGWMVAPLFESRLLGKWLVVGALDRHGRIARFSNGCGEARNWCLFAPGEGLRVGPNEALTGTSFAAPMVSGALAVLKSRLPGMPMSVVQAVLLYSADPLGSRVDNPNEPDAVYGWGRLNLGRAVAMQGTVALPFSVAGTARTPLLRDVRITLSPALAQVGERLQGVQVAVGGVGKAYYNTSLFDAVAVEAGGPPALGRAAGEMLAQAGGHLEARFDTHGSFAEPGRSPGELHAVGMDFSAGRLGRWRLRHSLCEGCERSAWREWSTVETAGAVAAAPFFAHAGNAVALQIQGRGLRPFAAVSSGRMSSRAPWRQFGLRWRQERDGFLSVAEVSRIEESRSVWGATFGALGDTRTRTIQNRLFLS